The Amycolatopsis sp. QT-25 genomic sequence AGAGGTTCTCCAGCACGTAGTTCCAGTGGCAGAACATGTCGACGACGATGCCGCCACCGTCTTCGGCGCGGTAATTCCAGCTGGGACGCTGCGCCGCCTGCCAGTCGCCTTCGAAGACCCAGTACCCGAACTCGCCGCGCACGGAGAGGATCCGGCCGAAGAAACCGCTGTCGATCAGGCGTTTCAGCTTGAGCAGGCCGGGCAGGTACAGCTTGTCGTGGACGACGCCGTTCTTGACCCCGGCCGCCTCGGCGTGCCGTGCCAGCGCGAGCGCCCCTTCGACCGACTCGGCCACCGGCTTCTCGGTGTAGATGTGCTTGCCCGCGTCGATGGCGCGGATGATCGACTTCTCGCGGACGGCGGTCAGCTGCGCGTCGAAGTAGAGCGGCAGGTCGTCGTCGCCGAGCGCGGCGTCGAGATCGGTGGTCCACCGGGTGAGCCCGTGCCGGGTGGCGATCTCTTCCAGCTTGTCCGCGTTGCGCCCCACCAAAACCGGCTCCAGCTGGACCCGCGACCCGTCGGCCAGCTCGACCCCGCCGGCCTCCCTGATCGCCAGGACCGAGCGCACCAGGTGCTGCCGATAGCCCATCCGCCCGGTGACGCCGTTCATTACGACGCCGAGTTTCCGCGTGGTCATCCGTTCTCCTTTGAAAGCGCTTTCCTGAGCACATCCTGAAAGCGCTTTCTCGTACTGTCAAGACCGATGCGAGGAAAGTCCCTCCGGCTCAGGACGCCGGGTCGTACGCGCGGACGGCGTCGAGATACTCGGTGATGGCGTCCCGGTTGCGCAGCAGGCATTCCGCACGCCGGGTCATCCGGTCGCGTTCGGCCTCCAGGGTCCGGAGCATCTCCGTGGTCGCGTCCGGGAAGTAGATCTGCCGGGGTTTGTCCAGGCACGGCAGGATCTGCTTGATGATCCGGGTCGGCAGGCCGGCGTCGAGCAGACCACGGACCTGGACGACCCGGTCGACCGACGACTCGTCGTAGTCGCGGTAGCCGTTGGCCTGCCGCTCCGAGACGATGAGACCCTGCTCTTCGTAGTACCGCAGCAGGCGACGCGACGTCCCCGTCCGCTCCGCGAGCTCCCCGATCCGCATGTGCGCCACCTCACCCCGGCCGACTTGACCTTCACACCTATGTGATGGTTCGAGCATACGGATCATGACTCCGAAACTCCCCCTCGGCGCCTTGCTCGCGCTGACCACGGCGGCGTTCGTCACCGTCCTCACCGAAGCCCTGCCCGCGGGTGTGCTGCCCGCGATGAGCACCGGCCTGGGCGTCGGCGAAGCGGCGACAGGACAGCTGGTGACGGTGTACGCGATCGGCACCGCGCTCACCGCCATCCCGCTGTCCGCCGCGACGGCAGGCTGGCGCCGCAAACGCTTGCTCCTGGCCGGCGTGGCCGGTTTCGCCGTCGCCAACACGGTCACGGCCCTGTCCACGAACTACCCCCTGACCCTCGGCGCGCGCTTCGTCGCCGGGATCGCGGCGGGCGTGGTCTGGGCGCTGCTGACCGGTTACGCCCGGCGGCTGGCGCCGGAACCGGTGCGGGGCAAGGCGATCGCCATCGTCATGACCGGCATCCCGCTCGCCCTCTCCCTCGGTATTCCCGCCGGCACCTTCCTGGGCGGCCTCTTCGGCTGGCAGGTGACGTTCTCGCTCATGTCGGCGCTCGCGCTCGCCCTGCTCGCCTGGATCACGCTGGCGGTCCCCGATTTCCCCGGTCAGGGCAAGGGCGGCAGACTCCCGGTGCGCAGGACGCTCGCCGTGCCGGGCGTGGCCGCGGTCCTGTTCGTGACGCTGACGTTCGTACTGGCGCACAACATCCTCTACACCTACATCGCCACCTTCCTCGAGCACGTGTCGATGGGCGGCTCGGTGGACCGGATCCTGCTGGTGTTCGGGCTGGCGTCGATGGTCAGCATCTGGTTCGTCGGCCTCCGGATCGACCGGCGGCTGCGCCCGCTGACCGTCGCGGGCACACTTCTCGTGGCCCTCGGAGCGACGATTGCGGCTTCGCTGGGCGCGAACCCGGCGCTGGTCTACGTCGCCGTGACGCTGTGGGGGCTCGGCTGGGGCGGGATCCCGACGCTGCTGCAGACCGCGGCCGCGCAAGCGGGCGACAAGGGCGGCGCGGCGGACATCGCGCAGGCCATGCTCGTCACCCTGTGGAACGCGGCGATGGCGGGCGGCGGCGTCGCCGGCGGTGCCCTCCTCGACGGCTTCGGCGCCGGTT encodes the following:
- a CDS encoding Gfo/Idh/MocA family oxidoreductase codes for the protein MTTRKLGVVMNGVTGRMGYRQHLVRSVLAIREAGGVELADGSRVQLEPVLVGRNADKLEEIATRHGLTRWTTDLDAALGDDDLPLYFDAQLTAVREKSIIRAIDAGKHIYTEKPVAESVEGALALARHAEAAGVKNGVVHDKLYLPGLLKLKRLIDSGFFGRILSVRGEFGYWVFEGDWQAAQRPSWNYRAEDGGGIVVDMFCHWNYVLENLFGAVGAVTAKAVTHIPERVDEKGERYAATADDSAYAIFELEGGVVAQLNSSWCVRVHRDELVEFQVDGTKGSAVAGLHKCVIQPREATPKPVWNPDLAETRSYRSQWQEVPDNEDFGNGFRAQWEQFVRHVVADTPHPYDFMAGVRGIRLAEAGLESSRENRRVSLG
- a CDS encoding MerR family transcriptional regulator; amino-acid sequence: MRIGELAERTGTSRRLLRYYEEQGLIVSERQANGYRDYDESSVDRVVQVRGLLDAGLPTRIIKQILPCLDKPRQIYFPDATTEMLRTLEAERDRMTRRAECLLRNRDAITEYLDAVRAYDPAS
- a CDS encoding MFS transporter; protein product: MTPKLPLGALLALTTAAFVTVLTEALPAGVLPAMSTGLGVGEAATGQLVTVYAIGTALTAIPLSAATAGWRRKRLLLAGVAGFAVANTVTALSTNYPLTLGARFVAGIAAGVVWALLTGYARRLAPEPVRGKAIAIVMTGIPLALSLGIPAGTFLGGLFGWQVTFSLMSALALALLAWITLAVPDFPGQGKGGRLPVRRTLAVPGVAAVLFVTLTFVLAHNILYTYIATFLEHVSMGGSVDRILLVFGLASMVSIWFVGLRIDRRLRPLTVAGTLLVALGATIAASLGANPALVYVAVTLWGLGWGGIPTLLQTAAAQAGDKGGAADIAQAMLVTLWNAAMAGGGVAGGALLDGFGAGSLPWSVLVLLVPTLAVVLVARRHGFTTAVPDDSGAPREPGRQRRAARTRA